In the genome of Podospora pseudocomata strain CBS 415.72m chromosome 2 map unlocalized CBS415.72m_2.2, whole genome shotgun sequence, one region contains:
- the cut23 gene encoding Anaphase-promoting complex subunit 8 (COG:D; COG:O; EggNog:ENOG503NU5Y; BUSCO:EOG092613S3), with the protein MGLSAKDALQLRDTLQIAVVKCSERCLYHAAKWAAELLDALPQPSAADFKATQDLPSSYIHPAFTPNHDPAEAALEAKELSRYLLAKSLFDCKEFDRCAAVFLPESSLAEMLGTKVDDATTTEGREKQGPSVVLPSERALPQISQKSLFLALYAKMISGEKRKEEESEMIMGPQDLGTITNKQLAVVSRFLTKWFDQRKSEGGDVAPSQGFLEYLYGMVLVKEKNDRAALQYLVESVQLFPWNWGAWMEITNLITRVEQLNEVTPKLPQNIMSFIFHAHASINLYQQGGEIANALNDLLVVFPTSSFLLTDKALLYYHSKDLVAAEQEFSQLLGLHPQRIDALDHYSNILYVLNLRPKLAFLAHLCSSIDTFRPESCVVIGNYYSLLSCHDKAVHYFRRALMLDRSCLSAWTLMGHEYVELKNTHAAIESYRRAVDVNRRDYRAWYGLGQTYEVLEMHAYALWYYKKAAGLRPWDGKMWQAVGSCLQKMGRDKDGIKALKRALLADSYYDSSASSFGSTGTIDRMTQMDPEVLLQIAAMYDRMEEEEEAKAYMELCVAQEDGGVTNDQGPGLGDSIGVRADSPGSDDGEGGGERVAAGEGTGVTVATSKARMWLAKYAMRVEDYETANRLATELCQDGVEVEEAKALIREARSRMEQTSMMES; encoded by the exons ATGGGCCTCTCTGCAAAGGATGCTTTGCAACTACGAGATACGCTGCAAATAGCAGTGGTAAAATGCTCCGAAAGATGTCTTTACCACGCTGCCAAATG GGCGGCCGAACTTCTCGATGCGCTTCCTCAACCATCTGCTGCCGACTTTAAAGCAACGCAAGACTTACCATCGTCTTACATTCATCCCGCTTTCACACCAAATCATGATCCTGCCGAAGCGGCTCTCGAAGCCAAGGAGCTCAGCCGTTACCTTCTCGCCAAATCGTTATTCGACTGCAAGGAGTTCGACAGATGTGCCGCCGTATTCCTTCCCGAGTCTTCATTGGCAGAGATGTTGGGGACAAAAGTAGACGATGCCACCACTACGGAAGGGAGAGAAAAGCAGGGGCCTTCGGTTGTTCTACCTTCGGAGAGAGCTTTACCTCAGATCAGCCAAAAAAGCTTATTTCTCGCGCTGTATGCCAAAATGATCTCGGGCGAGAAgcgaaaggaggaggaatctGAAATGATCATGGGGCCGCAAGACTTGGGGACGATTACGAACAAACAGTTGGCCGTGGTCAGTCGGTTCCTCACAAAGTGGTTCGACCAGCGAAAGTCGGAGGGAGGCGATGTTGCGCCCAGCCAGGGCTTCCTCGAGTATCTCTACGGCATGGttttggtgaaggagaagaacgaCAGGGCTGCTTTGCAGTATTTGGTTGAAAGTGTGCAACTATTTCCGTGGAACTGGGGTGCTTGGATGGagatcaccaacctcatcaccagagTTGAACAGCTGAACGAAGTAACACCAAAGCTACCCCAGAACATCATGTCTTTCATCTTTCACGCCCATGCTTCGATCAACCTTTACCAGCAAGGTGGTGAGATCGCCAATGCTCTGAACGACTTGCTGGTCGTGTTCCCAACATCATCGTTCCTTCTAACCGACAAAGCACTGCTATATTATCACTCAAAAGATCTTGTAGCAGCCGAACAAGAATTCAGTCAGCTACTTGGACTTCATCCCCAGAGGATAGATGCCCTGGACCATTATTCCAACATTTTATATGTTTTGAACCTCCGACCAAAGCTGGCCTTTTTGGCCCATCTATGCTCTAGCATTGATACGTTTCGTCCAGAGTCTTGCGTCGTCATTGGTAATTACTACTCTCTACTATCTTGCCACGACAAAGCAGTCCACTACTTCCGCCGGGCGCTCATGTTGGACCGCTCATGTCTTTCCGCGTGGACACTCATGGGGCATGAGTATGTAGAGTTGAAGAATACTCACGCAGCCATCGAATCCTACCGAAGAGCAGTAGACGTCAACCGGAGGGACTACCGCGCCTGGTACGGCCTTGGCCAGACATATGAAGTACTCGAAATGCACGCGTATGCACTATGGTACTACAAGAAGGCCGCTGGTCTGCGTCCCTGGGACGGCAAGATGTGGCAGGCGGTGGGTTCGTGCTTGCAAAAGATGGGCCGCGACAAAGACGGCATCAAGGCGCTCAAGAGAGCTCTGCTTGCGGATTCCTACTATGATTCGTCAGCAAGTAGCTTTGGAAGCACAGGGACGATCGATCGGATGACGCAGATGGATCCTGAGGTCCTGCTGCAAATAGCGGCAATGTATGATCggatggaggaagaagaggaggctaagGCGTACATGGAGTTGTGCGTTGCtcaggaggatggcggggttaCCAATGATCAAGGACCAGGTCTAGGAGATTCCATCGGCGTCCGCGCTGATAGCCCGGGCTcagatgatggggaaggcGGAGGGGAAAGGGTGGCGGCTGGTGAGGGGACAGGTGTTA
- a CDS encoding uncharacterized protein (COG:H; EggNog:ENOG503NXTX; BUSCO:EOG092633US), translating into MAAPQKTTLQEFESVFPKLEEVLLEHAKSYNLPEKELAWYKKSLEINAVGGKCNRGMSVPDSVSLLLGRPLTEDEYFKSATLGWMTELLQAFFLVSDDIMDSSITRRGKPCWYRHEGVGMVAINDAFMLEAAIYTLLKKYFRDHPRYVDLLELFHEVTFQTEMGQLCDLLTAPEDVVNLDNFSMEKYRFIVIYKTAYYSFYLPVALSLLLLDIATPANLKQAESILIPLGEYFQIQDDYLDNFGLPEHIGKIGTDIMDNKCSWLVNQALAIVTPDQRKILEENYGRKDKAKETVIKKLYDDLKLEQRYQDYEEKFVTEIRERIGQIDEAEGLKKSVFEAFLAKIYKRSK; encoded by the exons ATGGCTGCGCCGCAAAAGACCACCCTCCAGGAATTCGAGTCCGTCTTCCCCAAGCTCGAGGAGGTTCTACTCGAGCATGCCAAGTCGTACAATCTCCCCGAGAAGGAGCTCGCTTGGTACAAGAAG TCCCTCGAGATCAATGCCGTCGGCGGCAAGTGCAACCGCGGCATGTCGGTCCCCGactccgtctccctcctcctcggccgccccCTCACCGAAGATGAGTACTTCAAGTCGGCCACTCTCGGCTGGATGACCGAGCTCCTCCaggccttcttcctcgtctcgGACGACATCATGGACTCGTCCATCACCCGCCGCGGCAAGCCCTGCTGGTACCGCCACGAGGGCGTCGGCATGGTCGCCATCAACGACGCTTTCATGCTCGAAGCGGCCATctacaccctcctcaagaagTACTTCCGCGACCACCCCCGCTAcgtcgacctcctcgagctcttccACGAGGTCACCTTCCAGACCGAGATGGGCCAGCTCTGcgacctcctcaccgccccCGAGGACgtcgtcaacctcgacaactTCTCCATGGAGAAGTACCGcttcatcgtcatctacaaGACGGCCTATTACTCCTTCTACCTCCCCGTCGCTCTCtctttgctcctcctcgacatcgccACCCCTGCCAACCTCAAGCAGGCCGagtccatcctcatccctctGGGTGAGTACTTCCAGATCCAGGACGACTACCTCGACAACTTTGGACTTCCCGAGCACATTGGCAAGATCGGCACCGACATCATGGACAACAAGTGCTCCTGGCTCGTAAACCAGGCTCTTGCCATTGTCACCCCCGACCAGCGCAAGATCCTCGAGGAGAACTACGGCCGcaaggacaaggccaaggagacggtcatcaagaagctgTATGACGATCTCAAGCTTGAGCAGCGCTACCAGGATTATGAGGAGAAGTTTGTCACTGAGATCCGGGAGCGGATCGGCCAGATTGATGAGGCCGAGGGGCTCAAGAAGAGCGTGTTTGAAGCTTTCTTGGCCAAGATTTACAAGCGCAGCAAATAA
- a CDS encoding uncharacterized protein (EggNog:ENOG503NUG4), with translation MAATNQTNTIHFSPTLRGSRRHALTGKTGNVWAARLAVDDGWLPASTTSSSMATESSTSTSTSTSTTNSWGVRRGRGGGRRRSRSLSSLLEEMREILPLAVEKGPGSRETATTGTAFNPLFELPPLQPLLLPQPLSLRKDGGNRAQPRLVGADDVNNKFRLAGHTPHDNLTEKLACLSRPSPAPASTLPGPVNGNGNSNKKIDVRSIPLPSPPSPSSQPSQQLQPSSPLSDININQQQHQQHETRRRHETPQFVRGEHEVARLEAETNGTLAEQRKSDCDVQQQAHQHLQLSAVPPLTPLSATSPMGFSPMLDKFFSSDRRRRKSKTSPPTSPDSTPTTSQKTASPVSPNSSLSQWSFFSSKDKEKDITSQTAGSQSPAQKIMPRHYIKAGGQTSTGARDSLTILCKNDFVDVAISRETTAHDVLVELKSLGQLAELSSGVLIEQYNAFGLERPLRRQERLRHVMDTWGPDSKNTLALFHDGPPHGLKLDLEGAPQTREAPPGFCLFMYYRGPGPKFKWVKRYIILYEDGRMIASKSSNPKRGDKDVVAICHLSDYDMYHPTEAQLRRHLKPPKRNVIAMKSQERINTFENTDKYVQYVSAEDKEIIRRFQSHVQAWRNWHLAKSLLREPEPEKPPQIMTVAAEPRRTVKEVGLGNGHKTRISVDESPYTIGAFKPLIDLDRFNKSIDDFGKDWTLVDGAERNDPSAAAAFPENSLLGAAYEERKQQLESKSATVAGTAGAGGRRAFPPTPAAGESGGSGSCFVDHSRTVSTTDRRPQSPDSVRSIPRDAIPSTSTAARGRNEQVGWFASAAEHSRQQRSLIEQQQQQQQQQQQQLYHQQSMPPQILIQRRPSTSAGSRMMGGLGRSVSQRRSHGNSLGSGGGVGHPVPLPQQQFNQPASNPQPRRPMRQQPQPLLDLTPEFQEAPQWSRENKGRAVKPQDGRPLVDLATGPALVSGAAKIEQPPKALIHRSEQQALMMQRQQQQQQQQQQLGMRPGTSAGLQNSMVLGRRGTVRSSGGGIRPGTGDTMRSGGGYPPGGDYGRQRGMSLAGQGGGGGFVDNNGLGTQPDPRVMQYVLQQQKELQKQQQEGTRMGRLRTTSGGSQPQ, from the exons atggcagccacCAACCagaccaacaccatccactTCTCACCAACACTCAGAGGCAGCAGACGCCATGCCCTGACAGGCAAGACGGGGAATGTTTGGGCGGCCAGGCTTGCAGTAGACGATGGCTGGCTGCCCGCTAGCACAACTAGCAGCAGCATGGCAACCgagagcagcaccagcaccagcaccagcaccagtaCCACAAACAGCTGGGGggtgagaaggggaaggggagggggcaggAGACGGTCTCGCTCGCTCTCGtcgctgctggaggagatgcGGGAGATACTGCCATTGGCTGTTGAGAAGGGACCTGGAAGCAGAGAAACTGCAACGACTGGAACTGCCTTCAACCCATTGTTCGAGCTCCCGCCTCTTCAGCCTCTCCTGCTGCCGCAGCCCCTGTCGTTGAGAAAGGACGGGGGGAATCGTGCTCAACCCAGGCTCGTCGGTGCCGATGACGTGAATAATAAGTTCAGGCTGGCGGGGCACACGCCGCACGACAACCTTACCGAGaagcttgcttgcttgtcccgcccatcacctgcacctgccAGCACCCTCCCAGGCCCGGTTAATGGTAATGGTAATAGTAATAAGAAGATTGATGTCCGGAGCATACCACtaccgtcaccaccgtcaccatcgTCTCAACCGTcccaacaacttcaaccaTCGTCACCTTTGTcagacatcaacatcaaccagcagcaacaccagcagcacgaAACACGGCGCAGGCACGAGACGCCGCAGTTTGTCCGCGGGGAGCACGAGGTGGCACGGCTGGAAGCCGAAACGAACGGGACCCTTGCCGAACAGCGGAAGTCAGACTGCGACGTCCAACAGCAGGcgcaccagcacctgcagctATCCGCGGTACCGCCGCTCACGCCCCTTTCAGCAACGTCCCCCATGGGATTCAGTCCGATGCTGGACAAGTTTTTTTCCTCCGATCGTCGACGACGCAAGTCCAAGACCTCGCCTCCTACCTCTCCGGATTCCACTCCAACCACCTCACAGAAAACCGCTTCGCCCGTCTCACCCAattcctccctttcccagtGGTCGTTTTTTTCATCaaaggacaaggagaaagACATCACCAGCCAAACCGCTGGCAGCCAATCCCCGGCTCAGAAAATCATGCCTCGACATTACATCAAGGCAGGTGGACAGACGAGCACTGGCGCACGAGAT TCGCTCACCATTTTGTGTAAGAACGACTTTGTGGATGTTGCCATTAGTCGCGAAACCACAGCACACGATGTACTCGTGGAGCTGAAGTCTCTGGGGCAGTTGGCAGAATTATCGTCTGGTGTCCTGATTGAACAGTACAATGCTTTCGGCCTCGAAAGACCGCTGCGCCGACAGGAGCGACTGCGCCATGTGATGGACACTTGGGGCCCAGACTCGAAAAACACACTCGCCCTGTTTCATGATGGCCCACCACACGGCTTGAAGCTGGATCTTGAAGGTGCGCCCCAGACTCGCGAGGCACCACCGGGCTTTTGCTTGTTCATGTACTATCGGGGCCCAGGTCCGAAATTCAAATGGGTGAAGCGGTATATCATACTGTATGAAGACGGAAGAATGATTGCTTCGAAATCTAGCAACCCAAAACGTGGCGACAAGGACGTTGTGGCTATATGCCATCTCTCAGATTACGACATGTACCACCCGACGGAAGCTCAGCTGAGGAGACACCTgaaaccaccaaaaagaaacgTCATCGCCATGAAGAGCCAGGAGAGAATCAACACGTTTGAAAACACGGACAAGTATGTGCAGTATGTCTCTGCCGAAGACAAGGAGATTATCAGAAGGTTTCAGAGTCACGTACAGGCCTGGAGGAACTGGCACCTGGCCAAGAGTCTGCTGAGAGAGCCCGAGCCCGAAAAACCACCACAAATCATGACCGTGGCAGCCGAGCCAAGGAGGacggtgaaggaggttgggTTAGGAAACGGGCACAAAACAAGGATTTCAGTGGACGAATCGCCTTACACCATTGGAGCGTTTAAACCGCTGATCGATCTCGACCGGTTCAACAAGTCAATCGACGATTTTGGCAAGGATTGGACGCTGGTTGACGGCGCCGAGAGGAATGAtccatctgctgctgccgctttTCCCGAAAACTCGCTGCTTGGCGCGGCATATGAAGAGCgaaagcagcagctggagtcCAAGTCGGCAACGGTAGCCGGAACagcaggtgctggtggtaGGCGAGCAtttccccccaccccggCGGCGGGCGAGAGTGGTGGGAGCGGTAGTTGTTTTGTCGACCACTCGAGGACTGTTTCAACTACAGACCGGCGACCGCAAAGCCCAGATTCTGTTCGGTCGATTCCTAGGGACGCCATTCCTAGTACTAGCACGGCCGCTAGAGGGAGAAACGAGCAAGTTGGTTGGTTTGCTTCTGCGGCGGAGCATTCAAGACAGCAACGCAGTCTtattgagcagcagcagcaacaacaacagcagcagcagcagcagctatATCATCAGCAGTCGATGCCGCCTCAGATTTTGATACAACGGCGCCCTAGTACGAGTGCAGGATCTCGAATGATGGGCGGTCTTGGACGGTCAGTGTCTCAGCGGAGATCACATGGTAACAGTTtgggtagtggtggtggtgttggtcaTCCGGTACCGCTTCCTCAACAGCAGTTTAACCAGCCAGCGTCGAACCCACAGCCCCGTCGACCGATGAggcagcagcctcaacccctccttgaTTTGACCCCCGAATTTCAGGAGGCGCCGCAGTGGTCGAGGGAGAATAAAGGACGGGCGGTGAAACCTCAGGATGGGAGACCGTTGGTTGATTTGGCTACCGGGCCGGCGTTGGTTTCGGGCGCGGCGAAGATTGAGCAGCCCCCCAAGGCGTTGATTCATCGGAGCGAGCAGCAGGCTTTGATGATGCAgagacaacagcagcagcagcagcagcagcagcagctgggaATGAGGCCTGGGACTAGTGCTGGGCTGCAAAATAGCATGGTgttgggaagaagggggacgGTGAGGAGTAGTGGTGGAGGGATAAGGCCGGGCACTGGTGATACGATGAGGAGTGGAGGCGGCTACCCACCAGGAGGGGACTATGGAAGGCAAAGGGGGATGTCGCTTGCTGGgcagggcggtggtggtgggttcgTGGATAATAATGGGCTGGGGACGCAGCCAGATCCGAGAGTGATGCAATATGTTTTGCAGCAACAGAAGGAGttgcagaagcagcagcaggaggggactcggatggggaggttgagaacCACGAGTGGTGGGAGTCAACCTCAGTAA